Within Halarchaeum grantii, the genomic segment GGCGTCGACGGCGCGGTCGACGCGCGAGCGCTCCTCCTCCTCGTACTCCCCGAAGACGCCCGAGGGGTCGTTCCACTCCTCGAGGCCGGGGCAGTCGTGGCTCTCCGGGAGGCGGTGCTCCTCGCAGTAGCTCCCCCCGCAGAACCGACAGCGGTAGGGCATCCCCACTTGTGTCCCGCACCGGTCACACGTCGCCATTGGTGGGAGTGCGTGGGCTGGCGGGTTAGTGCCTTTGGTCGGGCGCGCCGAGTCGGGCGCAGGCTACAAGGCCGCAGCGGGCGAGGACTCACGCATGAAGGAGTACGAGCGCAAGCAGCTCTTGGAGCGCATCGGCCGCGAGTCGGCGACGGTCGGGGCGACGATTCCGGACGAGGTGGCACTCGACGGCGAGGCGTTCCCGCTCCGCGAGTTCGTCTTCGAGATGAAGCGCGTCGACGCCGTTCCACCGGAGCGCCGCGAGGAGGTCGAGGACGCGAAGCGCAACCTGCGGCGCGCGCGCCGCGAGCGCGCGGAGCGCCTCGAGGAGGCCGCCCTCGACTACGCGGAGGGGGAGACGCTCGCCGAGGAGATCATCGGCATCGACCGCGCGCTGAACGCCCTCGAGTCGCTGGGCTCGACGACGGACATCGAGCGCGAGATGCGGGCGAAGGAGACGGCCGACCAGAAGCGCTGGTACAACTTCCTCCAGAAGGCGCTCGGTCGCGAGAGCGAGAGCTCGCGCGGCCGCGGTCGCGGCGGGAGCGCCGGCCGGGGGCGATAGCCGATGAGTCGGAACGCGGCGGTGGCGTCCGTACTGGAGGAGTACGCGGACCTGCTGGAGGCGCAGGGCGACGACTACCGGCCGAACGTCTACCGGCGCGCCGCCTCGAACGTCCGGGACTACCCGGAGGACGTCGCTGCCCTCGCCGACGAGGGGGCCGAGGCCGTCCAGCGGATCGACGGCGTCGGCGAGGGGATCGCCGAGCACGTCGTCGACTACCTCGAGACGGGGACGTTCGAGGAGCTCGAGGACGCCCGCGCGGCCCTTCCCGTGGAGATGGCGGAGCTGACGAGCGTCGAGGGCGTCGGGCCGAAAACGGTGCGGAAGCTCTACGACGCCCTCGGCGTCGAGACGCTCGACGACCTCGAATCAGCGGCTGAGAACGGCGAGATTAAGGAGGTGAAGGGGTTCGGCGCGAAGACGGAGGCGAACATCCTCGAGCACGTCGCGTTCGTCCGGCGCGCACAGGAACGCGAACTCCTCGGCGACACGCGCCCGCTCGCCGACGACATCGTGGACTACCTCGCGGACGCGGCGGAGGCCGAGCGCGTCGAGGCGGCGGGGTCCGTGCGGCGGTGGCGCGAGACGAACGGCGACGTGGACGTCCTCGTCGCGAGCGACGCCGGCGAGGCCGTCGGCGAGTCCCTCGCGGCGTGGGAACGCACCGAGGAGACCATCGAGACGGGCGAGACGAAGACGTCGGTGCGCGCGGGCGGGATGCGCGTCGACCTCCGCGTCGTCGTCCCCGAGGAGTTCGGCGCCGCGCTCCAGTACTTCACGGGGTCGAAGGACCACAACGTCACGCTCCGCAACCACGCCATCGAGCAGGGGAAGAAGGTGAACGAGTACGGCGTCTTCGACGTGAGCGACGTGCCCGAGGACGCGTCCGGTCAGCGCGTCGGCGAGCGCCTCGCCGCCGAGTCGGAGAGCGACGTCTACGACGCGCTCGGCCTGCCGTACATCCCGCCGGAGCTCCGCGAGGACCGCGGCGAAATCGACGCCGCGCGCGAGGGCGCGCTCCCCGAGCTCCTCACCCTCGACGACGTCCGGGGCGACCTGCACACGCACACGGAGCGGTCGGACGGCGACGCCTCCCTCGCGGAGATGGTGGCGGCCGCCGCCGAGTTCGGCCACGACTACGTCTGCATAACCGACCACGCGGACGGCCCCGGCGTCTTCGGCGACTCCGGGTTGAGCGACGCGGAGCTCCGCGAGCAGGCCGAGCGCGTCGCGGCCGTGCGCGACGACGCCGACATCGACGTCCTGCACGGCGTCGAGGCGAACGTCGACGTGGACGGGGACGTCGTGGCCGTGAGCGACGACGTGCTCGCGGACCTCGACCTCGTGGTGGCGTCCCCGCACTCGGGGCTCGGCGACGACGGCGGCGACCGGACCGAGCGCCTCGTCACGGCCGTCGAGCACCCGCACGTCGACGTCCTCGGCCACCCCTCGGGGCGCCTCATCAACCAGCGCCCCGCGATGGAGTTCGACGCCGCCGCGCTCGCGGCGGCCGCCGCCGACGCCGGCACGGCGCTCGAGGTGAACGCGAACTACCACCGCCTCGACCTCTGGGGGAGCGCGGTGCAGGCGGCCGTCGAGGCGGGCGCGACCATCGCCGTCGACACGGACGCGCACTCGCCCGCCGAGTTCGACAACCTCACCTACGGCGTCCACACCGCCCGGCGCGGGTGGGCCGAGGCCGACGACGTCCTGAACGCGTGGCCCATCGGGGAGGTGCGCGAGTTCCTCCACTGATGCGCGCGCCCGAGGACACCGCGCTCCTGCTGGACGTCATGTGCGGCAAGCTCGCACGCCTCCTCCGGATGTGCGGCTACGACGCCGCGTACGCGCTCGACAGGGGGGTCGAGGACGACGAGCGCCTCCGCGAACTCGCGCGCCGCGAGGGCCGCGTCCTCCTCACGCGCGACGAGGAGCTCGCGCGCCGAACCGCGGCGAGCGTCCTGCTGCGCACCCGACACGTCGACGACCAACTGCGCGAACTCGCCGACGCGGGGTTCGAGCTCGCGCTTCCCGCGGAGCCGCGTCGGTGCGCGAGCTGTAACGGGCCGCTGGAGCGCGCGGACCCGCCACACCCCGAGTACGTCCCGAACGACGCCGAGGCGGTGTGGGTCTGTACGAACTGCGGCCAGCGCTACTGGAAGGGGAGTCACTGGGACGACGTGGAGACGCGACTGACCGGACTCTAGTCGCCCGGTCCGGGGATCACACGCCAGACGGCGAGCGCGCCGGCAGCACCCGAGAGAGCGATGAACGCGACCGCGGCGCGTCCCCTGTAGTCGAGCGTGGCGAGGAGAGCGAGGGCGGCGAGGCCGGTGAATGCGCCGGCGGCGAGCGCGAGGCGGAGCCGGACGTCCGTCAGCGCGAGCATCGCGAGCCCGTCACGCGTCGATTTACTGACCATCTGGTGGGTCTCGGAGGGGAGCAGCGCGTCGTCGGCGGTGACGGCTCGGTGTCGGTATCACGCGTCGTTGCGCGTCCACTGCTCGCAGGCGTCCATGTCGTCCATCAGTTCGTCGTGGAAGCCACAGTAGGGCCGGATGGCGTCGTCGTCCGTGCGGACGTAGTCGAAGTGCGCACAACTCCCGCAGTACTGGTCGGGACCCGAATCGGTGCCGCTCGCGTTCGAGTCCGACTCGGCGGTGCCGGGGTCGCGGACGTCCGTCGCCGCCTGCCCGCCGTCGGAGGTCGGCTGCGGGGAGGTGTCCTCGACGTCCGTCGAGCCGCCGAGGACGCCGACGCCGCCGAAGGAGCCGCCGGAGAGCGCGGCGCGCGCGTCGTCGAGGTCCTCGCGCGGCACCTCGACGGTGCGGGTCTCGCCGTCGCGCGTGACCGTCATCGAGACGGTACCGCCGGGGGCGTTACGGGTCTTGAACGTCGCGACGGCGGTGAACAGACACCAGAGCGTCGTGAGCAGGCCGAGCGCGTAGACGACGCCGCCCGCGACGACGATGGTCGAGGGGACGCTCGCGCCGCTCGCGTACCACTGACCGGGGTAGGCCGCGCGGAGGACGAGCGTGCCGACGGCCGCGAGCGCGGCGCCACCGACGGCGGCGACCCGGTAGAGGCGGGCCGCCGGGAGGACGGTGAAGACGCCGAGGAGGATCGCCGGCACGCCGAAGCAGACGAGCGTGAGCGCGAGGCGGCGCGCGCCGAACTTCGCGGCGGTCGACGGGTTCGCACCCATGACGAGGTGGGTCGTCCCCGCGAGGAGCCCGCCGACGACGAGTAGCGCGCCGGCCGCGAACAGCGCCGTGCCGGCGTAGACGCGGCGCTGACTCGCGCCGTTGGCGTCTCGTTCGTACGCGTCCGCGAGGCTGGTCATGGGCGCACATACGCGCGCAACACCAAAAGTAGTGCGTCAGACACCGTTCGTTCGCTCGGGGCATCGAAAAGTCTAATCGCGCGGCCCGACGACACTGCACGTATGGCTGACGACGAAGGCGAGGAGGAGGAGGCTCCAGCGGTCGAACTCGGCGAGGGCGTCGCCGTCGAGGGCGCACCGCTCGCGCGCGTCGCCTCCCGGTTCACGTGGGGCATCCAGCGCAGCGAGATCGTCCGCCGGGACGGGGAGACGCGGATCCGGACACCGAAGGGCCCGCGCCGCCTCGCGGACGTCCTCGCGCACACGGACGTCCCCTACTTCGAGTCGCGTCGCGAGTTCGTCGACACCGTCCGCGAACAGATCGGCGACGGCCCCGTGCCGACGGGCGCGGAGACGGACGGGGAAGCAATCGACGGCGACGACGGCGGGGACGACGCTGACGGCGATTCCGGGGACGCGACGTCCGAGGAGTGAGGCGCCTCAGCCGAGGAGCGCGGCCGCGTTCTGGAGCTGGTCGCCGTACGCGATGGAGACGTAGAGGATGAGGAACTGCGTGGCGTTGTAGGCGCCGTGGACGAGCGCGGGCACCGTGAGGTTCTCCGTGTACTCGTAGAGCGCGCCGAGGAAGAGCGAGATGACGAAGAGCGCCGCGATCGTCACGACGCGACCCGCGACGGCGCCCGAGAGCGACGTGAAGTGGACGCTCGCGAAGATGAGGCTCGCGAGCAACACGGCGGGCACGGGCCCGAAGCGCTCGCGCAGCGTCCCCTGAACGACGCCACGGAAGAGCAGTTCCTCGCCGGGGCCGACGAGCAGGAAGGAGAGCGGGATCAGGAGGAGGAGGACTTCGGGGTGTTCGAGCCCGTAGTTCGCGATCTGGTTGCTCGCCGTCGGCGCGTTCGTCGCCTGCAGGAGGACGCCGATGACGATGAGCGCGGCGAGCGCGCCGACCCACCCGCCGAACGCGAGTCCGAGTTCGCGAAGCGACGGCCAGCGGAACGTGAGGAAGCGCGCGGTGTCGTCGCGGTAGCGGGCGTACGCGTAGGCCACGCTGCCGAACGCGACGCCCTGCAGGAGGACGACCGAGAGGACGATGCTGATCGACGGCGTGAGCGTCACGCCCGCGAACCGGAGGCCAAGACCGACGCCGAGGGTGAGGGCGAAGCCGAACGCGAGGCCGCCGGCGCCGACGCCGAGCGCGAGGAGGAGCGTGGTGACGCGGAGGACCCACTCGTCGAAGGTGCTGTCTGACATCACGCGGACGTTCGCTCCCGCGCCACTAAGAGGCCGCCGGAGTCGAGCGGGCGCGTCATCGCTCTCCGTCCCCGTCGTTCTCGTCAGTGTCGTCGCCGCGTCCCGTCCCGTCGCGTTCGGCCGGGTCGCGGTCGGATTCGCTCAGTTGGTCGCGGAGCGCCTCGACCTCGCTCTCCAACTCGGCGATGCGCTCGTCCTCGGTCGCGCCGCGTGCGAGGAGGTAGCCACCGCCGCCGAGCAGGAGGAGGACGGGGATACCGAAGAGCACGACGGCGACGAGGAGGATGACGAGCAACTCCACCCCGCCCGGCATCCCACCGAGGAACGCGGGCGCGACGGCGTCGTGGAGGGTGTGCATGCGTTCGCGTAGTGCGCGCCGCGTTGTAAGCTTTGTACACGCCGCTCACGCGACGCGCCGCCGGGCGCGACGCCCCTCACTCCCGCTCGCGCTCCCGGTCGGCCGACTCGGACTCGCGGTCCGCACGCTCGCGTTCGCGCCCGCGCTCGAGTTCGCGGTCGATGTCGTCCAGGCCGTCGACCGCCGCGACGGTGAGGACGTTCCCGCCACCGGGGTCGACGACGACGACCTCGGCGCCCTCGTCGATGGCGTCCGCGCCCGAGATGGTTCGCGCGGCGTACGTCGGGTCGAAGCCGCCGCCCTCGTCGAGACGGATCTGCCCCGAGGAGTCCGTGACGCGCTCCGTGACGACGCCGCGAACCCCGCGCAGGGAGGACGAGCCCTCCGTCTTCCCGCGCCCCGTCCCCTCGTAGAGTTCGAGGTGCCGGTAGCCCCAGAGCGCGAGCGCGCCCACGACGAAGACGAGGACCGCGAGCACGAGCGGGGTGACCACCCCGGGGAGGAGGACGCCCGCGAGCCCCGCGACGAGGAGGGCGACGCCGATGACGACGAAGTGTGCGCCCGGCGCGAACGCCTCCGCGATGCAGAGGACGACGCCCGCGACGACGAGCAGGAGCGGCAACGAGATGTCGAGCAAGTCCGCCATACGTGTCCATCCGTGACGGACCGGGAAGAACGTTACCCGCGAGCGTTTCCCGCGCCTCCCCCCGGTCGCCGGCAAAACCCCGACTCGCTGCAGCGCGACCCGAATCCAGCACTCGCTTCTTTGCTTTCGCTCTGGTCTACCGCGTTTTGCGGGGCTCCTTCGACGCTGTCTCCCGTCTCCATACACGCGAGGCTTCACACACGTACGTCGGTCGTCCATCCGCCGCGCCGGTCGATACGCGAGCCACGCCGAGCGGCGTCCGCGAACAGAGCGGCCGGAAAACCCCGGCCGGTCGTCGGTTCTCTCGGTGGGGAAGCGCGAGCCTCACCACAGCGCCCGGAACCGCGGTTGCTCACGGCTCGCTGTCGCTCACCGTTCGCGTCTTCGCGGCGCCCTCGCAAACTGCTCGGTTGCCGTGTTTGCTCACGGCTCGCTGTCGCTCACCGTTCGCGTTTCCGCGGTTCTTCGCCTGCGCTCAGAACCGCGTCACCCGACCAGCAGGAGCGCGAAAACGCCGACGGCGCCGAGCGCACCGAGCAGGAAGAAGGCGACGTTCTCCGCGCTCGGCGACCCGGGTTCGACGGGGCGGGCCTCGGCGACCGGGTCCTCCTCGGCGTCCTCTTCGAGGTCGGCGAGCGAGAAGCGCCACTCGCCGTCGTCGCGCTCCTGCTCGCCGTCGATGCGCTCACTCATCCTATCGGCTCCCGCTGATCTCGCCGGCGTAGACGACGCCGCGCTCGCCGTCCACGGTGACGGTTTCGCCGTCCGCGACGTCGTCGTCGAGGGTCGCGCTCCCGACCATCGGAAGGTCGAGTTCGCGCGCGACCATCGCCGCGTAGCCCGTCATGCCGGTGTCGGCGCTGACGATGCCCGCGAGCTTCTCGACGTCCCCCTCGAACTCGCCGTCGAACGTCGACGGGAGGACCGCAATCGCGCCCTCGGGGAGGTCGCTGAGGTCGCCGTCGGCGACGCGGTGGGCGGGCCCGGTCGCGCGCCCGGAGACGACGGAGCGCCCGGTCGCCACCGTCTCGGCGGCGACGTGGACTTTGAGGGTGTTCGTCGTGTCCGAGCCGTCGAGCTCGGTCATCATCCCGGAGACGACGACGACCGTGTCGCCGGACTCGACGATGCCCGAGTCGATGGCGGCGGAGACCGCGTTCTCGATGACCGCCGAGGTGCCGCCGGAGGTGTAGGCGGAGTACTGGGGCGCGACGCCGCAGGAGAGCGCGAGCTGGCGGCGCACATCGTCGTTCGGCGTCGTCGCGACGACGGGGACGCCGGGGCGGAACTTCGCGGCCTTCCGCGCGGTGTAGCCGGACTCGGAGGCGACGACGACGGCCGTGGCGTCCACGTCGCGCGCGAGGTAGCGCGCCGAGCGCGCGAGCGCGTCCGTCCGCGAGTCGTCGTCGGCCTTCGGGACGCGCTGCTCGCGCAGTTCGACGTACTCCTCGCTCGACTCGGCCTCGCGAACGATGCGGTCCATCGTCTCGACGACGCGCGTCGGGTTGTCCCCGACGGCGGTCTCCGCGGAGAGCATCACGCCGTCCGTGCCGTCGAGGACGGCGTTCGCGACGTCGCTCGCTTCCGCGCGCGTGGGTCGACGGGAGTGGACCATCGAGTCCAGCATCTCCGTCGCGGTGATGACGGGCGAGCCGGTCTCGCGGCACTTGCGGATGATGCGCTTCTGGGTGATGGGGACGTCCTCCATCGGGCACTCGACACCGAGGTCGCCGCGCGCGACCATCACGCCGTAGGCGGCCTCGACGATCTCGTCGAGGTTCTCGACGGCGCCCGCGCGCTCGATCTTCGCGATGATCGGGATCTCGGCGCCGAACTCCTCGAGCGTCGAGGAGATCTCGTAGACGTCCGCCGCGCTCCGGACGAACGACGCCGCGACGAGGTCGACGCCCTCCTCGGCGGCGAGCTTCAGGTCGCGGCGGTCCTTCTCCGTGACGACGTCGAGGTCGAGTTCGACGCCGGGGACGTTCACGCCCTTCCGGGAGCCGAGCTCGCCGCCGCTAACGACGTACGCGGTGACGACGCCGTCCTCGACGCCCTCGACGCGCGTCTCGATGCGGCCGTCGTTGAGCAGGACGACGTCGCCGGCTTCGACGGCGCTGATGCTGTTCGAGAGGCCGATGCGGTCGGGCGTGGCCTCGTCGCCGACGTAGAACTCGACGGTGGTGTCGGTCTCGACGTGAATCGGGTCGTCGATTTCCGCGGTCCGCACCTCGGGGCCCTGCGTGTCGAGCATCACGGCGAGCGGTTCCTCCGTCGTGTCGTCGACCTGCCGGACGGTGTGGATGCGCTCGCGGCGGTCCTCGACCGTTCCGTGGCTGGCGTTCAGCCGCGCGACCGACATCCCCGCCTCCGCGAGGTCCTGAATCGCCGCCCGGGAGTCCGTCGCCGGACCGAGCGTGCAGATAATCTTCGCGTTCCTCATTGGGGCGCCCTTGACGCCGACGCGGCAAAAAGGGCGGTGATAGGTCGGCACGCAGACGGCCGTCGCGGGCGTTCAGCGCCCACTCAGCGCCAGTAATGATTAGGAACGACCGTGAGGGATTAGCGGACCTTCGTGCCCGGTTCGCTGTCGCCGTGCGTCGTGAGGAGGTCGGCGTCCTCGCCGGCGGCGAGCACCATGCCGTTCGACTCGACGCCGAACAGTTCGGCCTGCTCCAGATTGGCGACGACGACGACCTTCGTGCCGGGGAGGTCGTCGAGGTCGTGGAGCTGCTTGATGCCGGCGACGATCTGGCGCTCCTCGACGCCGATGTCGACGGTGAGGCGCGCGAGCTTGTCCGCGCCCTCGATGCCCTCGGCGGCCTCGATGCGCCCGACGCGGAGGTCGAGCGCCTCGAAGTCCTCGAAACCGATGCGCTCCTCGAGCAGGTCCTCGAACTCGCTCTCAGTCTCCGCGTCAGAGTCGTCGTCGCTCACGTCTCCGTCTTCGCTCTCCTCGCCCGTAGTCTCCTCGACTCGCTCGTCGAGCTTCCGGTTGAGCTCCGCGACGCGCTCGTCGTCGATCTTCTCGAAGAGCGGCGCGTCCGGCTCGTCGAAGGACGCGGGCGGCGCTTGCAGGCAGTCGGCGACGGTGGCGTCCGCGGCGTCGCCGTCCTCGCCGAGCTGGCTCCACGCGAGGTCCGCCTTCTCGGGCGTGAACGGCTGGAGGAGGACGCTCACGGCCTTCACGATCTGGACGCAGTCGCGGATGACGGGCGCGGCCTCGTCAGCGTCGAGCTTCCACGGCTCCGCGTTCTGGATGTACTCGTTGCCGTAGCGCGCGAGCGCGACCGCCGTCTCGCCGGCGCTCCGGACGTCGTAGTCGTTGAGGGCGTCCTCGTAGTCGTCCATCGCCGCCGCGATGCGCGTCTCCGTCTCGTCGGTGAGGTCGGCGTCCGGCGTGCCGTCGAAGTTGCGCGCGGCGAAGAGGAGCGCGCGGTTCACGAAGTTGCCGACGACGTCCGCGAGCTCCGTGTTCACACGCTCCTGGAAGCGCTCCCACGAGAAGTTCACGTCGCGCTCGAAGCCCGCCGCCGTCGCGAGGTAGTAGCGCAGGAGGTCGGGGTGGAAGCCCTCCTCCAAGTACTCGTTCGCCCAGATAGCGCGGTTTCGGGAGGTGCTGAACGCCTTCCCGTCGAGGTTGACGAAGCCGGTCGCGCAGACCGCGCGCGGCTCGTTGTACTCGGCCGCCCGCAGCATCGACGGCCAGAAGACCGTGTGGTGCTGGATGATGTCGCGGCCGATCACGTGGACGATTTCGGAGTCGCCGTCCTTCCAGACCTCCTCCCAGTCGTACTCGTCGGTGCCGACGCGCTCGCTGTACTGCTTCGTGGACGCGACGTACTCGATGGGGGCGTCCACCCAGACGTAGAGCACGAGGTCCTCGGACCCCTCGCCCGGATAGTCGATGCCCCAGTCCATGTCGCGCGTGATGCAGAGGTCCTGCAACTCGCCCTCGATCCACTCGCGGGGCTGGTTCTGCGCGTTGCTCGTCCCCTCCATGCGGTTGATGAACCCCTGGAGGTACTCCTGGAACTCCTCGAGACGGAGGAACTTGTGCGCGCGCTCGTGGTACTCGGCGGGGTTGCCGGTGAGCGTCGAGACGGGGTCGACGATCTCGCCGGGTTCGAGGTGGCGCTGACAGCCCTCGTCGCACTCGTCGCCGCGCGCGTGCTCGCCGCAGTACGGACACTCGCCCTCGACGAAGCGGTCGGGGAGCCACTGGTCGGCGTCCGGGTCGTAGGCGACCGGAATCTCGCGCTCGTAGACGTGGTCGTTGGCCTCCCACGCGCGCACGAACTCCTGCGTGAGTTCGACGTTCGTCTCCTCGTGGGTGTGGCCGTAGTTGTCGAAGTCGACGTTGAACTTCGGGAACGTCTCGGCGTACTCCTCGTGGTGGCGCAGCGCGAACTCCTCGGGCGTCACGCCCTCCTGCTCGGCGTTCACGGCGATGGGGGTGCCGTGCATGTCGGAGCCGGAGACGAGCGCCGCCTGCTGGCCGAGCGTGCGGAGGCCGCGCGTGAACGCGTCGCCGCTGACGTACGTCCGCAGGTGGCCGACGTGCAGGTCGCCGTTCGCGTAGGGGAGCCCGCACGTCACCAGCGCGGGGTTCTCTGTGGGGAACTCCTCGTGAGACATACGTGATACCGCGCGCCGTATCGGCCTAAATCCCGCGGATTCCGACTCCGCTAAGCAGGGGTGCGCGAGTGAACCCCATGCTCACCGCGTCGCGGACGAGCGCCTTATGCCCGCGCGGTCACTCGGTTACGTCGCATGGGTTTCGGAAGCTACGACGAGTCCGAGCAGGAGAAGCAGAACTCGGGGACCGACTACGACGACGAGGACGCCGTCAGCGTCCACGAGAACGACCACGACGGCTCGGTCAGCTTCGACACCGGCGCCTCGAGCGGCGAGCTCGTCGACCGCCTGCAGGAGATGAAGGGCGGCGACGACGACGAGGAGTAACCGGCGACGCCGCCGGAGGACGGCGGGCACCAGCCGACCGACGCGGGCGGGTGGCGACGAGTCGAGCGACCCCGTCCACGCGAGCGCCGCGAGCGCGACCGCCACACGTTCGTTTTCGACGGGTTCGATTCCGACGAGCGGCGCGACCGGTGACGTGACCGCGGTTCAGACGCCGGCGCCGACGCGCGCGGCGTCGAGCGTCTCGAGGAAGGTGCGGAGCATCTCGCGCGTGACGTGGGGCATGCAGACGATGCGGGCCTCGCCGCTCCCCGTCCGGGAGAGCCGCCAGCCCGCGTCGCGCGCGGCCTCGAACTCCGCTTCGGGGAGCGAGAACGCGACGAGCGGGAGTTCGGGGTCGACGACGTCGTACCCCCGGTCGGTGAGTTCGTCCGCGAGGTAGGCGGCGTTCCCGCTCGCGCGCTCGTGGTTCGCCTCGTACTCGGCGGACCACTGCGCGTCGAGCGCGGCGGCCGCGCCCGCGACGCCCGCGCCGCTCCGCGTCCCCGTGAGCGTCGCCTGCGCCGTCGACTCGAGGTACGGCGTCTCGACGGCGAGCCGGTCGAGAGTGTCCGCGTCGCGCGCGAGGAACCCCCCGGCCGGGATCGGCGCGCGCCCGACCTTGTGCGGGTCGATGGTGAGCGTGTCGACGGGCGCGTGCCCGAAGTGCCAGTCGTGGTCGGTGAACGGGAGGTGGAAGCCGCCCCACGCGGCGTCGACGTGGAAGCACGCGTCCGCCTCGTCGGCTACGAGGCCGAGTTCGGGGATGGGGTCGACGCGGCCGAACTCGGTGGTGCCGGCGACGCCGACGACGAGCGCGGTGTCGTCGTCCACGGCGGCGCCGACGGCGTCGACGTCCGCGCGATAGTCGTCGTCCACGGGGACGAGGCGTAACTCGACGCCGAGCAGGTCGGCGGCCTTGTTGAACGAGAAGTGCGCGCTCTCGGGCGCGACGACATTCGGGGTGTCGCTCTCCGCGACCTCGCGAGCGGCCCGCACCGCCTGAATGTTCGCCTCGGTGCCGCCGCTCGCGACGTAGCCGGCGGGGTCGTCGAGGCCCGTGACCTCCGCGAGCGTGTCGACGGCGCGGTCCTCGAGGTCGGCGATGGCCGGGTACGTGGCGGGGTCGCCCGGGTTGTCCGCGAGGAACCGCTCGGCGGCCGCCCGCGCCTCCGGGTGCGGGCGCGTGCACATCGAGGAGAGCACGCGGTCGAACTCCTGGGGCGACGCGTCCATACCCACCTGATACTGTAGCGGCCGGTTAAGACGTTCCGTTCGACGCCGACCGAGACCGACCGGGAGACGGTCGGCGTCGACGTCTACTTACCGGACCGAGTCGAGGATGAGGCGCTGTTCGACGCGCTTGGCCTCGTGCTGGACGTCGCGGACCGCGTCGACGTTCGCGCTGATGGAGGAGACGCCCTGCTCGACGAGGAAGTCGACCATCTCGGGCTTCGAGCCGGCCTGCCCGCAGATGGAGGTGGCGACGTCGTGCTCGCGGCACGTCTCGATGACGCCCTCGATGAGCGCGAGCACGCTCGGGTGGAGCTCGTCGAAGCGCTCGGCGACGTGCTCGTTGTTCCGGTCGACCGCGAGCGTGTACTGCGTGAGGTCGTTCGTCCCGAAGGAGACGAAGTCCGCGCCGGCCTCGCAGAACTCGGCCGCGCAGAGCGCGGCGGCCGGCGTCTCGACCATCACGCCCCAGCGGCGCTTCGCCGTGTCGACGCCCGCCGCCGCGAGCGCGTCGCGGGCGGCCTCGGCGTCGCGGCCGTCCGTCACGAGCGGGAACATCACCTCGACGTTGTCGTACCCCATCTCGTAGAGCTCGGCGAACGCGGCGAGTTCGAGTTCGAAGAGCTCGCGCTCGTCGAGCGAGCGCCGGATGCCGCGATAGCCCAGCATCGGGTTGTGCTCGTGGGGCTCGTTCTCGCCGCCCTCGAGCTGGCGGAACTCGTCGGTGGGCGCGTCGAGGGTGCGCACGCGGACCGGGCGGGGGTAGAACTCGTCGGCGACGCTCCGAATCGCCTGCACGAGTTCGTCCGTGTACGCCTCGGCGCCGTGCGTCTCGACGTAGCGCTCGGGCGTCTGGTTCGTGGAGAGGATCATGTGCTCCGTGCGGAGCAGGCCGACGCCGTCCGCGCCCGTCGCGGCGGCGCGCTCGGCGGCCTCCGGGATGGAGACGTTCACCTTCACCTCCGTCGCGGTCATCGGCTTCACGGGCGTCGTCGGGCGCGCG encodes:
- the pyk gene encoding pyruvate kinase; the encoded protein is MRNAKIICTLGPATDSRAAIQDLAEAGMSVARLNASHGTVEDRRERIHTVRQVDDTTEEPLAVMLDTQGPEVRTAEIDDPIHVETDTTVEFYVGDEATPDRIGLSNSISAVEAGDVVLLNDGRIETRVEGVEDGVVTAYVVSGGELGSRKGVNVPGVELDLDVVTEKDRRDLKLAAEEGVDLVAASFVRSAADVYEISSTLEEFGAEIPIIAKIERAGAVENLDEIVEAAYGVMVARGDLGVECPMEDVPITQKRIIRKCRETGSPVITATEMLDSMVHSRRPTRAEASDVANAVLDGTDGVMLSAETAVGDNPTRVVETMDRIVREAESSEEYVELREQRVPKADDDSRTDALARSARYLARDVDATAVVVASESGYTARKAAKFRPGVPVVATTPNDDVRRQLALSCGVAPQYSAYTSGGTSAVIENAVSAAIDSGIVESGDTVVVVSGMMTELDGSDTTNTLKVHVAAETVATGRSVVSGRATGPAHRVADGDLSDLPEGAIAVLPSTFDGEFEGDVEKLAGIVSADTGMTGYAAMVARELDLPMVGSATLDDDVADGETVTVDGERGVVYAGEISGSR
- the metG gene encoding methionine--tRNA ligase, which gives rise to MSHEEFPTENPALVTCGLPYANGDLHVGHLRTYVSGDAFTRGLRTLGQQAALVSGSDMHGTPIAVNAEQEGVTPEEFALRHHEEYAETFPKFNVDFDNYGHTHEETNVELTQEFVRAWEANDHVYEREIPVAYDPDADQWLPDRFVEGECPYCGEHARGDECDEGCQRHLEPGEIVDPVSTLTGNPAEYHERAHKFLRLEEFQEYLQGFINRMEGTSNAQNQPREWIEGELQDLCITRDMDWGIDYPGEGSEDLVLYVWVDAPIEYVASTKQYSERVGTDEYDWEEVWKDGDSEIVHVIGRDIIQHHTVFWPSMLRAAEYNEPRAVCATGFVNLDGKAFSTSRNRAIWANEYLEEGFHPDLLRYYLATAAGFERDVNFSWERFQERVNTELADVVGNFVNRALLFAARNFDGTPDADLTDETETRIAAAMDDYEDALNDYDVRSAGETAVALARYGNEYIQNAEPWKLDADEAAPVIRDCVQIVKAVSVLLQPFTPEKADLAWSQLGEDGDAADATVADCLQAPPASFDEPDAPLFEKIDDERVAELNRKLDERVEETTGEESEDGDVSDDDSDAETESEFEDLLEERIGFEDFEALDLRVGRIEAAEGIEGADKLARLTVDIGVEERQIVAGIKQLHDLDDLPGTKVVVVANLEQAELFGVESNGMVLAAGEDADLLTTHGDSEPGTKVR
- a CDS encoding DUF5786 family protein; translated protein: MGFGSYDESEQEKQNSGTDYDDEDAVSVHENDHDGSVSFDTGASSGELVDRLQEMKGGDDDEE
- the mfnA gene encoding tyrosine decarboxylase MfnA, whose product is MDASPQEFDRVLSSMCTRPHPEARAAAERFLADNPGDPATYPAIADLEDRAVDTLAEVTGLDDPAGYVASGGTEANIQAVRAAREVAESDTPNVVAPESAHFSFNKAADLLGVELRLVPVDDDYRADVDAVGAAVDDDTALVVGVAGTTEFGRVDPIPELGLVADEADACFHVDAAWGGFHLPFTDHDWHFGHAPVDTLTIDPHKVGRAPIPAGGFLARDADTLDRLAVETPYLESTAQATLTGTRSGAGVAGAAAALDAQWSAEYEANHERASGNAAYLADELTDRGYDVVDPELPLVAFSLPEAEFEAARDAGWRLSRTGSGEARIVCMPHVTREMLRTFLETLDAARVGAGV